Genomic window (Oryza sativa Japonica Group chromosome 3, ASM3414082v1):
ATTTCAAATCTTTGCTTAGGAGTAGCGATCGAGAGAGGCAATGGAGGTGGAGATGGGGCAcggagaggaggtggcggcggcgatggaggaggaggagctgcaggGGTGGGAGAcgccgaggagggaggagtgccGCATCCCGGTGGTGCCGCCGCAGtgcccggcgccgccgaggaagaGGCCGGTGGCGCTGCCGGAGCTGGGGAAGGAGCGGCGGGAGC
Coding sequences:
- the LOC4334610 gene encoding cyclin-dependent protein kinase inhibitor SMR4, giving the protein MEVEMGHGEEVAAAMEEEELQGWETPRREECRIPVVPPQCPAPPRKRPVALPELGKERREPPKGGYFQPPDLESLFVLAPPRRQASSCA